A genomic region of Desulfuromonas sp. TF contains the following coding sequences:
- a CDS encoding aldehyde ferredoxin oxidoreductase family protein, which produces MDKIVRIDMGAKGGPKITTEPVGEYAGLGGRATTSLIINKEVHPLCHPLGAENKLVIAPGMLSGSTGAMTGRLSVGCKSPLTGTIKESNAGGQAAQVLARIGYAAIILEGKPEGDDLYKIIVNKDGVKVEVDNSLKLLDNYPTVAKLREQYGDKVAYMSIGSAGERLLLGSSIACTDPELRPTRHCGRGGVGAVMGSKKVKAIILDDAGMKHRAPKDPEKYRDANRKFVEGLRKHPVTGEGLPAYGTNVLTNVLNEAGGYPTYNFKTGVFPTGAKLSGEALAELEIKRGGTATHGCHRGCVIQCSGIYNDKDGHYLTKQPEYETVWAHGGNCGIDDLDTVAKLDFMDDNIGLDTIEMGATIGVAMDAGLIEFGDKEGAIRLMEEVGKGTPLGRILGCGAGITGKVFGVEKVPVVKNQAIPAYDPRPIQGIGVTYATTTMGADHTAGYAIATNILKVGGDVDPLKTEGQVELSRNLQIATAAIDSTGMCLFIAFAIMDQPETFQALLDMLNAFYGTELTADGVVDLGKKVLSAERDFNKRAGFSKEDDRLPRFFYTDPIAPHNQVFSMKDEELDEVFNW; this is translated from the coding sequence ATGGACAAGATAGTCAGAATCGACATGGGGGCCAAGGGCGGTCCGAAGATTACCACGGAGCCGGTCGGCGAATATGCCGGTCTGGGCGGCCGTGCCACGACCTCATTGATCATCAACAAGGAAGTCCATCCCCTGTGCCATCCCCTCGGCGCCGAAAATAAGCTGGTGATCGCTCCCGGGATGCTCAGCGGCAGCACCGGAGCCATGACGGGCCGCCTTTCGGTCGGCTGCAAGAGCCCGCTGACCGGCACCATCAAGGAATCCAATGCCGGAGGCCAGGCTGCCCAGGTGCTGGCCCGGATCGGCTATGCCGCCATCATTCTGGAAGGCAAGCCGGAAGGGGACGACCTCTACAAGATCATCGTCAACAAGGACGGGGTGAAGGTCGAAGTCGACAACAGCCTGAAGCTGCTCGACAACTACCCGACGGTTGCCAAACTGCGCGAGCAGTACGGCGACAAAGTCGCCTACATGTCCATCGGCTCGGCCGGCGAGCGGCTGCTGTTGGGCTCTTCCATCGCCTGCACCGACCCGGAACTGCGTCCCACCCGGCACTGCGGCCGCGGCGGCGTCGGCGCGGTCATGGGCTCGAAAAAGGTCAAGGCGATCATCCTCGACGATGCCGGCATGAAGCATCGCGCCCCGAAGGACCCTGAGAAGTACCGAGACGCCAACCGCAAGTTCGTCGAGGGTCTGCGCAAGCATCCGGTCACCGGCGAGGGGCTGCCCGCGTACGGCACCAACGTGCTGACCAACGTCCTTAACGAGGCCGGCGGCTATCCGACTTACAACTTCAAAACCGGGGTCTTCCCCACCGGTGCCAAGCTCAGCGGCGAAGCCCTGGCCGAGCTGGAGATCAAGCGCGGCGGGACCGCCACCCACGGCTGCCACCGCGGCTGCGTCATCCAGTGTTCGGGTATCTACAACGACAAGGACGGCCATTACCTCACCAAGCAGCCGGAATACGAGACGGTCTGGGCCCACGGCGGCAACTGCGGCATCGACGACCTCGACACCGTCGCCAAGCTCGACTTCATGGACGACAACATCGGTCTCGACACCATCGAAATGGGCGCCACCATCGGCGTCGCCATGGATGCCGGGCTGATCGAGTTCGGCGACAAGGAAGGCGCCATCCGGCTGATGGAAGAGGTCGGCAAGGGGACGCCTCTGGGACGCATCCTTGGCTGCGGCGCGGGGATCACCGGCAAGGTGTTCGGCGTCGAGAAGGTGCCGGTGGTCAAGAACCAGGCCATTCCGGCCTACGATCCGCGTCCCATCCAGGGGATCGGCGTGACCTACGCCACCACCACCATGGGCGCCGACCACACGGCCGGCTACGCCATCGCCACCAACATCCTCAAGGTCGGCGGCGACGTCGATCCGCTGAAGACCGAGGGGCAGGTGGAGCTTTCCCGCAACCTGCAGATCGCCACGGCGGCCATCGACTCCACCGGCATGTGCCTGTTCATCGCCTTCGCGATCATGGACCAGCCCGAGACCTTCCAGGCGCTGCTCGACATGCTCAACGCCTTCTACGGCACCGAGCTTACGGCCGACGGCGTGGTGGATCTCGGCAAGAAGGTCCTCTCCGCCGAACGCGACTTCAACAAGCGCGCCGGTTTTTCCAAGGAGGACGACCGGCTGCCGCGCTTCTTCTATACCGACCCGATCGCGCCCCACAACCAGGTATTCTCCATGAAGGACGAGGAGCTGGACGAAGTGTTCAACTGGTAA
- a CDS encoding HesA/MoeB/ThiF family protein — MVREFLAEHADGDLLPWLRQAEAMARFDLSCPAVEEAALEAGYLPARYQRNRHMISLPQQLKLFRSKAAVVGCGGLGGYILEELARLGVGRITAIDPDVFEEHNLNRQLLSSVENLGQAKVDAAEARIRQINPAVRLLPVREAFSRENGANLFDGMDVVIDAVDSIPVRLELAEVCDRLKIPLVHGAIAGWYGHITTVYPGEDSVAKIYRHFKGGKGIEQKLGNPSFTPAVVASLEAAEACKVLLGEGTLLRNRKLSINLHDMEIEEVTF, encoded by the coding sequence ATGGTGAGAGAATTTCTGGCCGAGCACGCGGACGGCGACCTGTTGCCCTGGCTCCGGCAGGCGGAGGCGATGGCGCGCTTCGACCTGTCCTGCCCCGCCGTCGAAGAGGCGGCCCTTGAGGCCGGATACCTCCCGGCCCGCTATCAGCGCAACCGGCACATGATTTCCCTCCCCCAGCAGCTGAAACTCTTTCGAAGCAAGGCGGCGGTGGTCGGGTGCGGTGGCTTGGGGGGATATATCCTCGAAGAGCTGGCCCGGCTAGGGGTGGGGCGCATCACGGCGATCGATCCCGACGTCTTTGAGGAGCACAATCTCAACAGGCAGCTTCTCTCTTCGGTCGAGAACCTGGGCCAGGCGAAGGTCGATGCGGCCGAGGCGCGAATCCGCCAGATCAACCCGGCGGTTCGGCTGTTGCCCGTCCGGGAGGCGTTCAGCCGCGAGAACGGCGCGAATCTCTTCGACGGCATGGACGTGGTCATCGATGCCGTGGACAGCATTCCGGTGCGCCTGGAGCTGGCCGAGGTCTGCGACCGCCTGAAGATTCCCCTGGTTCACGGGGCCATCGCCGGATGGTACGGACACATCACCACCGTCTATCCCGGCGAGGACAGCGTCGCGAAGATCTACCGTCACTTCAAGGGAGGGAAGGGGATCGAGCAGAAGCTCGGCAATCCCTCCTTCACACCGGCGGTGGTCGCCAGCCTGGAGGCTGCCGAAGCCTGCAAGGTGCTCCTCGGCGAAGGAACGCTCCTGCGCAACCGCAAGCTTTCCATCAACCTCCACGATATGGAGATCGAGGAAGTCACCTTTTGA
- a CDS encoding MoaD/ThiS family protein — protein sequence MEITVKLFATFRTGRFTLENREYPEGTTVRQIVRELEIPESELGILLVNSRHVDLERIMADGETLAIFPLLGGG from the coding sequence ATGGAGATTACCGTCAAGCTCTTTGCCACTTTCCGCACCGGCCGATTCACCCTCGAAAACCGGGAATACCCCGAAGGGACGACGGTGCGGCAGATCGTGCGGGAGCTGGAGATCCCGGAGTCGGAACTCGGCATTCTCCTGGTCAATAGCCGGCATGTCGATCTGGAACGGATTATGGCCGACGGCGAAACCCTGGCCATTTTCCCCCTGCTGGGAGGAGGGTGA
- a CDS encoding electron transfer flavoprotein subunit alpha/FixB family protein — protein MTERISTLLPGEVLVFVDLSCGEIDETARGVLSEASRLAGRLGCGWSAISFAGAGSETIEEMAPYGVQKVTLIESAPGVADSLEAQGRLLAQASSELGATLVLLPHNDLGGTLAPLVTSQLKAALFTEAISYEEHEAGLKMSRRVLGEQVAETKVWDGTSPLVLTMSPLVLSAVVLPAMRRGEAQVAWWRPSAPVAAGASRILERIPPDPQTVDVSEAEVMVSVGLGCDKETFEQVRELTRLLNASLGVTRPVYDLGFAGFERMVGQTGKTVAPRFYLALGISGSMHHLGGIKDSKRIVAVNLDPKAPIFPNSDEAFVADLRHVLPLLVERVKSAVGGAA, from the coding sequence ATGACAGAGAGGATTTCCACCCTCCTCCCCGGGGAGGTCCTGGTCTTCGTCGATCTCTCCTGCGGAGAGATCGACGAAACCGCCAGGGGCGTCCTGTCGGAAGCTTCCCGGCTGGCTGGGAGGCTCGGCTGCGGCTGGTCGGCGATCAGCTTTGCCGGCGCCGGAAGTGAGACCATTGAAGAAATGGCTCCCTATGGCGTCCAAAAAGTTACGCTGATCGAGAGCGCCCCCGGGGTCGCCGACAGCCTGGAAGCCCAGGGCAGACTCCTGGCCCAGGCGTCATCGGAACTCGGCGCCACGCTGGTGCTCCTTCCCCACAATGATCTGGGGGGAACCCTGGCGCCGCTTGTGACTTCGCAGCTGAAAGCCGCCCTTTTTACCGAAGCGATCTCTTACGAAGAGCACGAGGCCGGCCTGAAGATGAGCCGGAGGGTTCTCGGCGAGCAGGTGGCGGAGACGAAAGTGTGGGACGGAACGTCTCCGCTGGTTCTAACCATGAGCCCGCTGGTGTTGAGTGCGGTGGTGCTTCCCGCTATGCGGCGCGGCGAAGCCCAGGTTGCATGGTGGCGCCCTTCGGCTCCGGTAGCCGCCGGGGCGAGCCGCATCCTCGAACGCATTCCCCCCGATCCCCAGACCGTCGATGTATCGGAGGCTGAGGTCATGGTCAGTGTCGGACTCGGCTGCGACAAGGAAACTTTCGAACAGGTCCGGGAGCTGACCCGTCTGCTCAATGCCTCGCTCGGCGTGACCCGGCCGGTTTACGACCTGGGCTTCGCCGGATTCGAGAGGATGGTCGGGCAGACCGGCAAGACGGTGGCTCCCCGTTTCTACTTGGCCCTGGGGATCTCGGGCTCCATGCACCACCTGGGAGGAATCAAGGATTCGAAGAGAATCGTCGCGGTCAACCTCGACCCCAAGGCGCCGATCTTTCCCAATTCCGACGAGGCGTTTGTCGCCGATCTGCGGCACGTCCTGCCCCTGCTCGTCGAGCGGGTCAAATCAGCCGTGGGAGGTGCCGCATGA
- the mftF gene encoding mycofactocin biosynthesis glycosyltransferase MftF (Members of this protein family, MftF, are glycosyltransferases, members of PF00535 (glycosyl transferase family 2). The encoding gene is found as part of the mycofactocin cassette, in Mycobacterium tuberculosis, many other Actinobacteria, and occasional members of other lineages. Mycofactocin itself, a putative redox carrier, is a heavily modified derivative of the C-terminal Val-Tyr dipeptide of the mycofactocin precursor MftA (TIGR03969).), with product MIYRIREGVSIRENEQGGFLLSSRPLRTVRLNPSLLALVRRMASEGASPASEAEAKALEALAKKGFVEKDLPAEREAATYPSVSVVIPVKDRAGELRNCLQSLVRLKYPEDRLEVIVVDDGSSDGTPGVAREFGALLVTSGGVGRGPAAARNTGAGFASGEILAFIDSDCTASPEWLTELIGAFEDEQVSAVGGWVDGLHSASPLDRYEAVMSSLNLGGRERSGDAGEDTFYLPSCNLLVRRSAFASLGGFRQELRVGEDVDLTWRMRDAGGRIVYLPRGRVWHEHRSRLKAFMKRRFEYGTSEGMLQNLHPLRQKKMVFPPVLALIVGLLASGIVLLNGLPLAAAVALLLSDAALAHRRIARQGIPLSYGEVLLARGRAAASLAYYAGYHLLRYYLLPLSLMIALFPSLGIPAAAVFLWVGGVDYHVRRPKLLVPFFFFYYLLEQLAYGGGVLWGCIRQGSFASYRMRISPAVV from the coding sequence ATGATTTACCGGATCAGGGAAGGCGTCAGCATCAGGGAAAATGAGCAGGGCGGGTTCCTGCTGAGCTCCAGGCCGCTGCGCACGGTACGGTTGAACCCGTCGCTGCTGGCCCTGGTACGGCGCATGGCGTCGGAAGGGGCTTCCCCCGCCTCGGAAGCCGAAGCGAAGGCTCTCGAAGCCTTGGCCAAAAAAGGGTTCGTCGAAAAGGACCTGCCTGCCGAAAGAGAGGCGGCAACCTACCCTTCGGTGAGCGTCGTCATCCCGGTGAAGGACCGCGCCGGGGAATTGAGGAATTGCCTGCAGTCCCTGGTCCGGTTGAAGTATCCGGAGGACAGGCTCGAGGTCATCGTCGTCGACGACGGCAGCAGCGACGGGACTCCGGGCGTGGCCCGGGAGTTCGGCGCCCTCCTGGTCACCTCGGGGGGAGTGGGAAGGGGGCCTGCGGCGGCGCGCAACACCGGCGCAGGATTTGCCTCCGGGGAAATCCTGGCCTTTATCGATTCCGACTGCACGGCCTCACCCGAGTGGCTGACAGAGCTGATCGGCGCCTTCGAGGACGAGCAGGTCAGCGCCGTGGGCGGCTGGGTGGACGGTCTGCACAGCGCCTCTCCTCTCGACCGCTACGAGGCGGTCATGTCGAGCCTGAACCTCGGCGGCAGGGAGCGCTCAGGCGATGCCGGGGAGGATACCTTTTATCTGCCGAGCTGCAACCTGCTGGTGCGGCGCAGTGCCTTTGCCTCCCTCGGCGGCTTCCGGCAGGAACTCAGGGTCGGGGAGGACGTCGACCTGACCTGGCGGATGCGCGATGCCGGAGGCCGGATCGTCTATCTTCCGCGGGGGCGGGTCTGGCATGAGCACCGCAGCCGGCTGAAGGCTTTCATGAAGCGGCGCTTCGAGTACGGGACTTCGGAAGGGATGCTGCAGAATCTGCACCCGCTTCGCCAGAAGAAGATGGTCTTTCCTCCCGTTCTCGCCCTCATCGTGGGTCTGCTGGCATCGGGTATCGTACTGTTGAACGGCCTTCCCCTCGCCGCGGCCGTGGCCCTGCTGCTGAGCGATGCGGCCCTGGCGCATCGACGGATCGCCCGCCAGGGCATCCCCCTGTCCTATGGGGAGGTTCTTCTGGCCAGGGGCCGGGCGGCGGCGAGCCTGGCCTATTACGCGGGATATCATCTCCTGCGATATTACCTGCTCCCTCTTTCGCTTATGATTGCCCTGTTCCCCTCCCTGGGGATTCCGGCGGCGGCTGTCTTCCTCTGGGTCGGCGGCGTCGACTACCACGTGCGCAGGCCCAAGCTCCTGGTTCCCTTCTTCTTTTTCTACTATCTTCTGGAGCAACTGGCCTACGGCGGCGGGGTACTCTGGGGCTGCATCCGACAAGGAAGCTTCGCCAGCTACCGCATGCGCATCTCTCCGGCCGTTGTCTGA
- a CDS encoding FAD-dependent oxidoreductase codes for MKQSFDAIVVGAGPAGSSAALTMARAGLKVALLERGDFPGEKNMFGGVLHRLTALEEAFPDFWNQAPLERHIVKKSLTFMTGESSFNVNFDTEASDRPPYNGYTIYRPRFDRWLAEEAVKAGATLLTRSTVDDVVIEKGKVVGVTMLRDGAELRAPVVIAADGVLSFTAKKAGLRRPKFDPSHQAVGVKAMVDLPKEVIDDRFGLVRDQGASNEIVGCTEGVRGGGYLYTNYDSLSIGLVLHLSSLSQSGKTPYDLLNAFMKQPQMAKMLRGGRLLEYSAHLVPEGGYEMMPEIVGDGILVAGDAAAMCIVTGLNLEGINLATQSGVLAGKAAVEAHAKKDFSRAGLAVYRRMLEESYVLKDLKLYRRTPGMLHNDRIYSQYPEMVCGLMDEIYRIDGAPKDTMTKVLLRAAREKVGLKNLLADVYSGWRAL; via the coding sequence ATGAAACAATCATTTGACGCCATCGTAGTCGGCGCGGGGCCGGCCGGATCGTCGGCCGCCCTGACCATGGCAAGGGCCGGGCTCAAAGTCGCGCTGCTGGAGCGGGGCGATTTCCCCGGCGAAAAGAACATGTTCGGCGGGGTCCTGCACCGCCTGACGGCGCTGGAGGAGGCCTTTCCCGACTTCTGGAACCAGGCCCCCCTGGAGCGCCATATCGTCAAGAAATCCCTGACCTTCATGACCGGCGAGTCGAGCTTCAACGTCAATTTCGACACCGAAGCCTCGGATCGCCCCCCCTACAACGGCTACACCATCTACCGTCCCCGCTTCGACCGCTGGCTGGCGGAAGAGGCCGTGAAAGCCGGCGCGACCCTGCTGACCCGCTCCACCGTCGACGACGTGGTCATCGAAAAAGGGAAGGTGGTCGGGGTCACCATGCTGCGTGACGGCGCCGAGCTGAGAGCCCCGGTGGTGATCGCCGCCGACGGGGTCCTCTCCTTCACCGCCAAGAAGGCGGGCCTGCGCCGTCCCAAGTTCGATCCGTCCCATCAGGCGGTCGGGGTGAAGGCGATGGTCGACCTGCCCAAGGAGGTGATCGACGACCGCTTCGGACTGGTGCGCGACCAGGGGGCCTCCAACGAGATCGTGGGCTGCACGGAGGGGGTGCGCGGCGGCGGCTATCTGTACACCAACTACGACTCCCTGTCGATCGGCCTGGTGCTGCATCTGAGCAGCCTCAGCCAGAGCGGCAAGACCCCCTACGATCTCCTCAACGCATTCATGAAGCAGCCGCAGATGGCCAAGATGCTCCGGGGCGGCCGGCTGCTCGAATATTCGGCCCATCTGGTCCCCGAAGGAGGCTACGAGATGATGCCGGAAATCGTCGGCGACGGCATCCTGGTGGCCGGAGATGCCGCGGCCATGTGCATCGTCACCGGCCTGAACCTTGAGGGAATCAACCTGGCGACCCAGTCGGGGGTGCTGGCCGGCAAAGCCGCCGTCGAGGCGCACGCCAAAAAAGACTTCTCCAGGGCCGGGCTGGCCGTTTACCGGCGGATGCTCGAAGAGAGCTACGTTCTGAAGGACCTCAAGCTCTACCGCCGCACCCCCGGGATGCTGCACAACGACCGCATCTATTCCCAGTATCCAGAGATGGTCTGCGGCCTCATGGACGAGATTTACCGCATCGACGGCGCTCCCAAGGACACCATGACCAAGGTGCTGCTGCGGGCCGCCAGGGAAAAAGTCGGCCTGAAGAACCTGCTGGCCGATGTCTATTCCGGATGGAGAGCACTATGA
- a CDS encoding radical SAM protein: MPIRPEAERSAVETLRRAGLKLPKTLFLAISGDCNLHCAHCLVESPRPGHVPVAEVRRVVEEFLALGGEEICLTGGEPLTRPDWFDLVSDLCRQPSLRSLRLQTNATLLTHRDADALRSLRFEGLSFQISLEGGTPATHDEIRGEGAFAAALAGLDCLVESGFGRKITINFTEMRHNMAEIPGLLYLADWFGVKEVVGSTLVSHGRASGSPFQPPLPSQYTDLLDRYRHDAEFRKLYDKLGRFSAIEWWLGRDQGTSGCCSFVETLYLTADGRLFPCALLHSEAFAAPGAFERPLSETIAKAVPLWSGLLEACRHRAETIETCRGCPAKGHCGGGCPARALLVHGDLSSPEDRCELRKAVFGWRPHGEEAE; this comes from the coding sequence ATGCCGATTCGACCCGAAGCAGAGAGGTCGGCCGTCGAGACACTCCGAAGGGCCGGCCTCAAGCTCCCGAAGACCCTTTTCCTGGCGATCTCCGGGGACTGCAACCTGCACTGCGCCCACTGCCTGGTTGAGAGTCCCCGTCCCGGGCATGTGCCTGTCGCCGAGGTCCGCAGAGTGGTCGAAGAGTTTCTGGCCCTGGGAGGTGAGGAGATCTGTCTGACCGGCGGCGAGCCCCTCACCCGACCCGACTGGTTCGATCTCGTCTCCGACCTCTGCCGCCAGCCGTCGCTCCGCTCCCTTCGTCTGCAGACCAACGCCACCCTTCTGACCCACCGCGATGCCGACGCCCTGCGTTCCCTGCGTTTCGAGGGGCTCTCCTTCCAGATCAGTCTGGAAGGGGGAACGCCGGCAACCCATGACGAAATCCGCGGAGAAGGCGCCTTCGCGGCGGCCCTGGCCGGACTGGACTGCCTGGTCGAAAGCGGCTTCGGCCGCAAGATCACGATCAACTTCACCGAGATGCGCCACAACATGGCGGAGATTCCCGGCCTGCTCTATCTGGCGGACTGGTTCGGGGTGAAGGAGGTCGTCGGTTCGACCCTGGTTTCCCACGGCCGGGCCTCCGGTTCCCCCTTCCAGCCGCCGCTCCCCTCCCAGTACACCGATCTGCTCGACCGTTACCGGCACGATGCGGAATTCCGGAAGCTGTACGACAAGCTGGGCAGGTTCTCCGCCATCGAATGGTGGCTCGGCCGCGATCAGGGGACATCGGGCTGCTGTTCCTTCGTCGAAACCCTCTATCTCACCGCCGACGGCCGGCTCTTTCCCTGCGCCCTGCTGCACTCGGAAGCCTTCGCCGCCCCTGGAGCATTCGAGCGGCCCCTGTCCGAGACGATCGCCAAAGCCGTTCCTCTCTGGAGCGGGCTGCTCGAAGCCTGCCGCCACCGGGCCGAAACGATCGAGACCTGCCGGGGGTGCCCGGCGAAAGGGCACTGCGGCGGAGGATGTCCGGCCCGGGCCCTCCTCGTCCATGGGGATCTGAGTTCTCCGGAGGATCGGTGCGAGCTTAGGAAGGCCGTGTTTGGCTGGAGGCCGCATGGGGAAGAGGCGGAGTGA
- a CDS encoding ferredoxin family protein produces MNINPDEIFDTTSFNVDREPHIVLDTEICKKCDQRACVNACPARCYTWSEEDGKMTFVHDGCLECGTCYVVCARDAFTRWRYPRGGFGVSYRMT; encoded by the coding sequence ATGAACATCAATCCCGATGAAATTTTCGACACCACCAGCTTTAACGTCGACCGCGAACCGCACATCGTCCTCGACACCGAGATTTGCAAGAAGTGCGACCAGAGAGCCTGTGTCAACGCCTGTCCGGCGCGCTGTTACACCTGGTCGGAAGAGGACGGGAAGATGACCTTTGTCCATGACGGCTGTCTCGAATGCGGCACCTGCTACGTGGTCTGCGCCAGGGATGCCTTTACCCGCTGGCGCTACCCCCGGGGCGGATTCGGGGTCTCATACCGGATGACGTAG
- a CDS encoding electron transfer flavoprotein subunit beta, whose translation MADNTLDILVLLRETCDPRPPARLTADGYGIRDRGLRRLANPADLCALEQALVLAESAGGRVTAVAVGPERLADHLRLALAMGAERAVRVWNPSFEGGDDVATARVVQRIIRILRPALIFAGEALLDRGDDPAPALAAANLDLPYVKGAVALEREGNEVEVLRKSDRGARQRVRAEMPCAVFFENGCCDPRYPGQDALMRSIGASIESWGIAELGLSPRELGAAGSVLGKEKCLFPRPNPRRVVTPDAELPAFERILALLSGGIKPREGKVHSVSAEKAADKLLDIFKAEGLIGGSGG comes from the coding sequence ATGGCTGATAACACTCTCGATATTCTGGTTCTTCTGCGCGAAACCTGCGATCCCCGGCCGCCGGCGAGGCTGACGGCCGACGGGTACGGGATTCGCGACCGGGGGCTGCGGCGCCTCGCCAACCCGGCGGATCTCTGCGCCCTGGAGCAGGCCCTCGTCCTGGCCGAATCGGCCGGCGGAAGGGTGACGGCCGTTGCCGTCGGTCCCGAGAGGCTTGCCGACCATCTGCGTCTGGCACTCGCCATGGGCGCGGAACGCGCCGTGCGGGTGTGGAATCCCTCCTTCGAAGGAGGCGACGACGTTGCCACCGCGCGGGTGGTGCAGCGCATTATCCGGATTCTGCGCCCCGCTCTCATCTTTGCAGGAGAGGCTCTCCTCGATCGCGGCGACGATCCGGCGCCCGCGCTGGCGGCGGCCAATCTCGACCTTCCCTATGTCAAAGGGGCCGTCGCTCTGGAAAGGGAAGGGAACGAGGTGGAGGTCCTGCGCAAGAGCGATCGCGGCGCCCGGCAGCGGGTGCGGGCGGAGATGCCCTGCGCGGTTTTCTTCGAAAACGGGTGCTGCGATCCGCGTTATCCGGGACAGGACGCCCTGATGAGGTCGATCGGAGCATCGATTGAATCCTGGGGCATCGCCGAACTCGGTCTTTCACCACGGGAGCTGGGAGCCGCCGGGTCCGTTCTGGGGAAGGAAAAATGCCTCTTCCCCCGGCCCAATCCCCGGCGGGTGGTCACCCCCGATGCCGAACTGCCCGCCTTCGAGCGGATCCTGGCCCTTCTCTCCGGAGGCATCAAGCCAAGGGAAGGCAAGGTCCATTCGGTATCCGCCGAGAAGGCGGCCGATAAGCTGCTCGACATCTTCAAGGCCGAAGGGCTGATCGGCGGGAGCGGCGGATGA